The Sphingomonas hankookensis genome includes the window CGATCCATGCGGTATCTTCACGAAGCGCGGATAGTTCAGCAGGCGAAAGTCCGGCTGAACGATCTCAAGCTCGACGTCGATCGGGCCAGCATTCGCGATCTCCATCTCGCCTGAGTTTCCGATCAGAAACTCTGACGGCGAATATTTGGTGAACGACATCTTCAGGACCGCGTTCATCACCGTTTGAACATTCTCGCGCGTGCCGAAGAAAGTGTCGCGGAAGAGGCCGACCGTACGACGCTTTTCCAGCGCATCCTTGAAGGCCGCTTCATCCTCTCCCTGCGTCAGGAACAGGGTGGCGACGCGGTGATCCATCCCCGCCGCCTCCTGCTCCAACGCGGTCCCGAGATGAGCGTCCGTAGTCGCCGCGATATAGAGGTTATATTTCAGGGCCACGTCCATCGCGCTGGGGTGGATGAAATCGCTTTGCGCAACCTCAATCCCCGACAGCAGACCCTCTGAAAACATCCGTTCGAGGAACGGCGTCACCACTGCCTCACCAGGGGAGGAGGAGGGGATGGTCGGATGATTCCACTGGCAGATGGCGCCCTGCCGCTTCGCTTCGCGGAACCGTGCTTCCAGATCTTTCTCGTCCGCGCTGGTCCGGTTCCAGTCGACCCGGAGCTGCCCGCCCGTCTGCTTGAAGGTGCTGTAATGGACTTTCCCCGGGTTCAGCGCATTTGCATCCTTGAGGAAGTGACAATTGAAATGCCCGATCGCGCGCGTGATCTCCGACCCGAGCGAGAGTTTCATGCCGCCGAGGCCAAGCATGCCCGAAGAGATGAACGCGCGGCCGATTTCATAGCTGCGGTTCTTGTTGGTGCCGGTGTCGCGGATCTTTGGCGTGATGATGTCATGTTCCGTGAAGGACACGAACTTAAGCCCGTCATGCGCCGCTTCTGCGAGGCGAAGCGTCGGCCAGGCCGAGCCGTCCGAGAATACGGTGTGCAGGTGCAGGTCGCCGGCGAAAATATGATGTCCGTCCTTCGTATCGGGGAAGATCAGACGCGCGGGCGACGGCGGCCGCTGATCGGATTGCGTCACGAACTCGGCGGAAGCTTCTCCGGCGGTGAACAGCCCTGCGAGCATAGCGAGAGCGGAAACCATTGCGCGGAAGTTTCTATGCTTAACCATAAGATCTCCTGATGAAGGTGGTGTTTGATGAATGGGCTTTGATATCGGTCGTGAAATCAGATTCACCGCACCCACATTGCGCTGGGTTCAGAACTTGTATCCAAGCGTGATGCCATAGGTGCGCGGGGCCGCCGGGAGGTCGGTGCTGGTCGTGGCGGAGTTGAATCGGGAGAGCGGATAGTATGTGTCGGTCAGGTTGCGGACCCAGGCCGTGGCGGAGATATTGTTCTGATACCGTAGTTCTACGCGCGCATTGCCTATGAAGCGCGACTTGGTCACGGCGAAGTTGTCGATGTCGAAATAATATTTGGACAGATACTGACCGTCGGACGCGAGGATGACATCCATCGTATCCGAGGCATGGATGGTATATTCGAAAGCACCGTTCAGGCTAACGCCCGGTGTGAACGGAAGCCGCGCATCCGCACGACGCAGGCGTTCGACGGGATTGGTCGAGATGACCTTCTTGATCTCATTGCCGAGATAGGCGCCGGAGATTTCCAGCTTCAGATCGTCGGTCGGCCTGATGGTCGCGGACAGTTCCGCGCCCCAGCTCTGGGCGTCGCCCGCATTGACACGCGTGCCGCCGGACAGGACGCCCGCGGCAGTGGTGATCTGCGTGACCGCCGTCGTCTGAATATCCTTGTAGTCGTTGAAGAAGATCGCACCTTCAAGCTGAAGGAAGGCACGGCGGGGAAGGATCTTGAAGCCCAGCTCATAGGACCAGACCGTCTCGGCACCGAACGGCGCGGATTCGAGGTCGTTGGTGGGCGTGGTGGCATCGAAGCCACCGCCCTTATACCCGCGCCTGATGGACGCATAGATCGACGAGGAAGGGCCGAAATTCTTGCTGCCGTAGATACGGCCGGACACCTGGGACTTTCGGATGTTACGATCGAACTTATAGGGCAAAAGCGGGAAGATGGCCGGGAGAAGCGATACGCCATAGGGATCGAGGCCCTGCGTCAGGCCATTGAAGTCGACCTTGTCATGCGTGTAGCGGAGGCCGCCGCCGATCTTGAATCCGGAGTCGAACGCCCAGGTTCCATCCCCGAAGACGCCGAAGCTTGTCCGCTTTTGCGTGTAATCGCCCTGGATGATGCCGCGCGTCGTGTCGAGCATCGTAAAGGTCTGGTCGATGCGAACGTCGTCGTGAAATGCCGTCGCGCCCACGATCCAGCTGAACCGCGACGTGTCGTTCTTCTGGAACCGAATCTCGGCATATTCCTGATCGTCTTTGTCGCCGTAGAGGATATTGATCAAACGGATAGGCACCCCGTCCCCATTGTAGATCGCGAGGTGCGAGACATGGCTGTATCCGCCTGTCAGGACGAAGGTGTAATCGTCACCGACGCTCTGCTGCAGACTGCCGGTGATACCATAGCCGGAAACGTTCAGCTTTGTCGGCACGTCCGAATCGACTTCATATCGCGCGTTCGGGGCGAAGCCGTTCTGGGTGACGTTGCGGCTGGGCTGCAATGCCCCGCCGGTCTGCTTCGTACCGTTGACCTTCAGGAATATTTCGGTCCGGTCGGACGGGTTGATCTCTATGATGGCGCGGCCGGCGATGCTTTCGGATCGTGCGACGTCACGGTTCATGCCGGTAACGGGCAGCGGCGGGATGCCGGCAGGCGGCCTGAAGGTCGCGACGGCATTGGCATTGCCGATGTCCGTCATGTAGCCGTCCGTCCTGGTGTATAGCGCGGCGATACGGGCGCTGACGATCGGCGAGATCGGGCCGCCGACCGCGCCCTCCATGCGGGCCGTGCCGAAGGTCGCCAGTTCGGTGCTGACATAGCCGTTCAGCTTGTCGCCCGGACGGCGGGACAGGATGTTGATCGCACCTGCGGTCGAATTCTGTCCATAGAGGGTTCCCTGCGGCCCCTTCAGGATCTCCACCCGCTCGATATCGAAAAATTGGCCGGTCGCGAGGATGGCCGACCCCTGGTAGATGCCGTCGATGTTGAGCGAAGTTGCAGGATTGCCGTTGGGGCGCAAATCGTCAAAGCCAACGCCGCGGATGGTGAAGGTCGGCATGTCACCACCCGACACCTGCACCGTGGCGAGGACGCCGGGCGTCTGGCTCGCCAGGTCGACAAGGCGGTCGGCGCCGCGATTGCGGAGCTGCTCGCCGCCGAAGGCCGACAGGGCGACGGGGACGTCGACCAGGCGCTGCTCGCGACGCTCCGCCGTGACGATGATGTCCCGATCGCCTTCCGCCGCTTCGCTCTCGTCAGCGTCGGGGCGGGACGTGCCGGCGCCGCCGGCGCTCTGCAGGGCGATCGGCATCGCGCGCGGCGACGCCGTGGCCTGCTGCAGAACGACCATGTCGCCGACCAGGCTGGCGGTGTAGCCCGACTTGGCGAGGAGGCGGGCGATGGCATCGGACGCCTTGTACTTGCCCGATATGCCGGCGCTCATATGGGAGCCGACGTCCCCGGACGAGGCGACGACCTGAAGCCCGGTCGTTGCGGAAAACGCCGACAGGGCGGCGGACAGATTTCCGGGCGGAATGGCGAACTGGAAGCTTTTGGCAAAGCTCCCCGCTTCCGCATGCGCTGAACAGGGCGCCGCCGTGGCGGCAATGGCGATGGCGACGTGCAATGCACGGTGAGAAATGTGAGACCCCATGTCGTATCCCCTTGCGAGCACCATCATGTGCTCTCCTTCGAAAGACGCGGGGATCGCCAAAGCCGGACACTGTTTTTTCAGCCCATAGTCTGGCAGGCAGAATTTTCTTATAATGCCTTGTGGAAGCGCAAGATTCCCTGATCGGCCCGTACATCGAAGCCGTTCGCCTTGCCGATGACGGAGAGGAGTGCGGCCGGCCGATCCGTTCGAAAGCGCCCCATGATCGGGATCGCCGCCAGCGCCGCTGGCGGAGCACTGATGACGATCCCGCCCTGCCGGTTCAGAATTTCGACCAGCGTGCCGAGCGTCATGCCGTCAGTATCGATCCATCCTTCCCGCCAGTCGGGACGGGAGGCGTCGAACGGCTTGGGGCGGTCGACGGTGGTGTCGTGGACGAGGCTCTGCCAACCGGCACGCACAGTGACCGCCTGGGGCGACCCGACCGGCTTCAACAGAACCGCTCCGCGCGCCACGGCGAGACTGGTGCTGGCGGATGTTACGTTAAGGTCGAACACCGTCCCAGCACCTGCGCCTCGGCTCGGCCGGCATGGGCGATGAAGGGGCGGCTGGCATCGTGCGCGATGTCGAACCGCGCTTCCCCTGCGATCAGACGGGCGTAGCGGCCCCGGCTCGTTATGGTGACAGTCAGATGGCTTGCGCCGCTGAGTTGCACGAACGACCCGTCTTCCAGCCGGACGTCACGCCGCTCTCCGGGCTTCGTGCTGAACTCCGCGGCCGTATTGACCGGCGACCGAAAGATGGTGAGGCCGGTGATGGCCAGAACGACCGCGCCGAGGCCGCCCGCTATGGCTGCCTTCCGGCTGGCGCGCATCTTGCGGATATCATCATTGGACAGGCGCCCGCCGTCATGGACGCGCGTTAGCGCTTCCTTGAGCGCCAATTCATCGATGGGGGCGTCGCTTCGCGATAGGCTGTCGTCACGCATGGCTAGATCCTGCTCCAACCGGTCAGTTTCCGCTTGGCGAGACCCTGTCTTATGTCGCTGTGCGCACGGAAGACATGCTTTTCCACCGCCGATTGCCGCATGTCTAGGTCGGTGGCGATAACCGCGGGTGGATGATCGTCCAGTCGACGGCGGAGGAAGATTTCCCGTCTGAGCGGCGGCATGTTCTTCAGGATGGCGACGATCGCCTCCACCCGCTCGCGATGAAGCAAGGCCTCATCAATGCGCGGCATGGGGCAGATAAAATCTTCCTCTATGGGGCAAGTGGCAGGCATGCGCGGAAGACGGCGGAAATGATCGTTGATCAGGTTCTGCGCGACAGAAAAACAAAAAGCCTTGAGATTGGCGATCGTGCCGGTCTGCCGGTACCGGTAGATGCGCAGATATGTCTCCTGCACGATATCTTCTTCGTCATTGCCATTGCGCAGTCGCCGGGCGACAAAGCGGGTCAACTCATCGCGGATGTCATCTTCCTGGGCCAGCTCATAGCGAGCTCTGACGGTGGTACGCACGATGCACTCCTCAGAATGCGAAATCTGAAGGGAAATGGCGCGCGCATTTACGCTGCACCGCGGTGCGCCGTTAGACCGGGACCATGACGTCTGAGTGACTACGGTCGCAGACCTGCGATGGATGAAGCCTGATGCGTAGACGGCGGTGCCGACTTGCACATCGCGATCTCGCCCTTTGCCAAGCCCCTTTTTATCAGTGTGCGGACTGGCTGATGAACAGCCCCGCTGAACGCACGGTCGGAGGCACCTTCACGCGCGGAAGGCGGTTCTAAGAGTCATATCATCACGGTATCGAAATAAATTGACCATCACCGATCCACGGATCCTGCCTGATGCCTTGGAGATAGAGAAGGCGGACATCGTGCGCTGGACTTCCGGTTGAAAGCCATTTGGAGCGCTAAGCCATGGCGCGCAAGCTGGGTGCATTACCCGCAGCGCGCAGGCCGTATAGCGCCGCTGCCCTTATCGCTGTTCGACATTTTCGTATGAACCGTGGATCCGGGACCATGCGGCTTCCAGCGTTGAGACCGTCCCATGGTCGGCTGACAAGATGCAAGGACCAATGATGACATCCACATCGCATCTCATTGTCAGAGCGGACGGTCAGGACGCATCCACTTGTTCGGCCTCGTTGCGGGTGGGGTTTCTATCGGAGGGAAGCGGAGACTTTGGCTCCACAGCGATGCCGAGAGCGGAAAGGATCATGGCCCGCACAGCAGTACTCTGGATGACTTCCCTCGAAGCGTCGCTCGCCTCTCCCGGCCGGTGCCAAAGGAGGATGCCGCGGGGCTGGTGATATCCCGTGCCGACGTCGCGCTTGAATCGCTTGATCCCGGCCTCCGCAAAGGAAATCCTCTCCTTCACGCCGCCGCCGGAGGGGCGTTCCACATAATTGTCCATGCCTTCCGGCGGCTGCGCCAATCCGAAATTCAGGGTCCTGTTTACAAGGTTGACCTTGTAACAGAGGCGTCTTCCTCCGGCGAATGTCGCAGCTTCCACCAGCGACGCGAAACGCCCCGCATCCTCCGGCGTGTCGAACTCGAAATTGAAATCCGGGTGCATTGCGAGGTTCGAACGATAATCTCCGCTAAACCCGATTGCCCGGACGAAGGCTGGAACGTCGATGATGCGGGCCTGATCGCCGCCGGAGCGGAAAACGGCTTCCTGTCCCATGCTGCTCGCGACGATCAAGGTTCCATCAGTCCGGGTGATATAGTCAAGCAGATAACCTAGCTGATAATCCGCGACATCCATCGCCCGCTGTATATTCTTCGCCTTCAACCTGTCTTCATCGGAGGTCAAAGTGTATTGGAATTCCTCCGGGAAAGCATGCTTCCAATATCGATGCATCATGCCCGCGACATGATTGGTGAAGAACGTCGTGAACTCCGGTTTGGTCCGATGCAGAAGATGCTTAAAGACATCAAAGGCGATCGGCGCCTGCATGATCGAGCGACGCGACTTGTAAAGTGGATTGATCTTTTCAAGAATGACCTGCCGCGCGAGAGCGAGAACGGTCGACAAAGACAAGCCGATCCGAACCAGGCCGAGCATCAGTGTTGCGAGCTCTCTGCTCGGTTTCACGTCGGAGACGATCCCCCCATCCAGTGCTGTCTGGCGAAGGTTGAGCATCTGGAACGGCCTGCATTCGGGCGGGATCGTGCCCGGCTGCGGCGCGAAAGTGTCGGGGATGTAGAAGGCGTACGCGTCGTCGGGCGGGGGAGGATAGGATTGCAGGCTTGCAAAAACACCGACCCGCTTCCCGGCTTTGGCGGCGGTCTCCCACACAGGCGGGAATTCGCTCGCTCTCGTCAGATCCTGATTAAGGAACTCAATTCCATGGCTGCGATTGTCCACCCCCCGATGCAATGTCGGCCACGTTACCCAGGGATGAAGTTCCCCCACATCTGTCGTAACAGTGGTGTAGGATCTCGACATGCCTAAAATATTCGCGAAGTTCCCATGAGGATTTCTTCCAATGTACCAATCAACAACTTGCCAGGATACCTCATTTAGCTCGTATAGAATGACGGGCGTTCCTGTAACAGGTACATCAAAATTCCCGTCTGTCATGAGACGCGTACCTTCTGCCAAGGTGCATTCATGTTCTTTGTATCAAAAGAAAAACATCTCAGCAATCATTTGTTAAATTTGGTCGCATTTCACTTAATTCCTGCCCTAGCTTGCCGGGAGAGTATGGCTTCGGACGGAAGGAATAACTTTCGATTTCAGGGAGGTTGATGCCAATGCGAACTCCCTCGCCGTTCGGACTGCCGCCTCCCACCCAATCCACAGAACGACGCTTGCCGACATTCCGAATAGCCACATGCCGAACCCACCTTGGGCGGTGACATGCATGATGTCCTCGTAAATCTCGAAGAAGAAGCGGTGCCAGAGAAAGATATGGAGGTTTGCCATGGCGACGATCGTGATGAGCTTGTGCAGGATGGCGGGGACTGCGATGTCCCTTACAAAGAGGAAAATAAGGGTCCCCGCAATGAGGCAGTAGGCAGGTAGTTTGGCGGCCCCGTAAACGAGGAAGCTGCTGGCAATCGCCAGGGCAGCCATCGCGACCCTGTTTCCTTTCGGAGTCCTTGAGGGATCGGCAAAGAAGTAGAAGCACCAGCCGAGGCAAAAATTCCAGAACCGGGAGTAGGGCAGTGTAGGATGGTCCAGACCATCTGAATAGTTGTCCAGATAAAATCGTAGCAACACGGATGCGACAAACAGCAAAACGACGGAATAAGGGAGTAGCTTCCGACCGAAATTCCGGATGAGACCGATGTAGGACAGGATGTAGACGACGATCAGGATCTGCATCATGACCTGCGGATACCAGGTCGGAAACTTGGATATTCGACCGTCCGTGAAGAGGTTTCGGATAAACAATAATTCTAAAACATCGAATTTACGTAAGATGATGAAGAAGAATAAGACCATGAAGAAGCTGGGTAGCAGGATGGATCGCCCGAAGCCGATCAATCGATGCCGCATCTGTGGGAGCGAGGGAGCGTCAAGCACGAACTTCGCAAAAAAATAGCCGGAGAGCGCCATCAGGACGCTCATGCCACCCGAGAAGTTAAATCCCAAAACCTGGTCGATATCGGGGTTGGCATGGTTCAGCGCCACGAGGGATATCGCCGCCGCACGCAGGACGACTCCTGCCTCCATGCGCCGCGTCTTAAACATGGGCGACATGTTTGAGTTCCTCCAGTTCGGCAAGCGAGAGTTGATCCCAGCGCGGGGGGATGAAGCCGAGATATCCTTCCAGTGCGATGCTGGCATTAACGAACGAGAGCGAGTCCGTTGAGATGTCGATAAACCTTGTCTCTCGCCCGATCCTATCTGGGCTCTCCGTGCCAAACTCCTCGAAGATTTCGAAGATGCTGGTGGCCGCGACGTCGAGAAGGAGAATGTCCGCGCAATGGTGCGCAATCCGTCGCGAGGCGAGGCCCAGGAAGGCGGTTAGCTTACGGAGGCTGAACGGTTCGTTGTTGAACCCTTCGAACATCGCCTCGAATGACGGCGCTTTTTCGCGGGATGGCGCGAGACCGTCCATCGCCTTAAAATCATATTTGCCGTTCGACAGGCGCGGCAGGGCTTGGACCTGAACAACGGTGCATGCATGGGGGGGCAGGTGGATCTCGCCCTGCAGAACCTGATCAATGATGGCGAGTTCATCAGTCCGTGCCGTGGTCAGCGTGGTCTGGTGACACGCCTCGAAGAGGAGACCCGGATCGGCAAAGGCGGGACCCTGGCGGCGCAGCTGTCGCGGCTCGACCTGATCGTTCTCGACGAGCTCGGTTATCTGCCGTTCGCCCGCTCGGGAGGGCAGTTGCTGTTCCACCTCATCAGCAAGCTTTATGAGCGGACCAGCGTCATCATCACCACGAACCTCGCCTTCGGCGAATGGCCGACCGTGTTCGGCGATCCCAAGATGACCACGGCGCTGCTCGACCGCGTCACCCACCACTGCGATATCGTCGAGACGGGCAACGACAGCTGGCGCTTCAAAAACCGCAGCTGACAGCCACCTTCGGCGCCTTCAAAAATCTATCTTGCGCTGCGCGCGCCTCCGGTCGGGCTACGCCCGCCCTCCGCCGCACGCAGCGCAAGGCCATCTTCAACAAACCAGCATCATATTATCTGAAAAGGGGGTCCCTCTTCGACGCCGATCGGGGGTCCCTTTTGAACGCCGTTTGACAAGCAAGCCGGCTGCGAGCGGCTCTATTCCGACAAGGCCAGCGGCGCGAAAGTGAATCGTCCTGGCCTCGCCGAAGCGATTGCCTATGCGCGATCGGGTGACGTGCTGGTCGTGTGGAAGCTGGACCGCCTCGGCCGCACCATGAAGGGGCTGGTCGATTTGTCGGCCGACCTCGACGAGAAGGGGATCGGGCTGCGTTCGATCACCGATGGAATCGACACTTCGGGAACGGCGGGGCGGCTCGTCTTCAACATCCTGGCGGCGATGGCCCAGATGGAACGCGAGCTGGTCCGCGAGCGGACCACTGCTGCGCTGGCCGTCGCACGGCGCAAGGGCCGGTTCGGCGGGCGAAAGACGATGATGACCGAAGAGCGCCGGAACGCGGCCACCAAGCTGCTCAAGACGGAGATGTCGTCGCGTGAGATCGCGCGCGCGATCGGCGTCTCGATCTCGACCTTTTACAGGCATTTTCCCGCGCGATAGCTGCGGTGCCGACGCGTGCGGCGTATCACGGGAATGGGCGCGCAGCTGGCTGCTCAAGAATAACCCGGTTGCCCAAGCCATTCGAAGCCCGTGCCAGCGCATCGGCTGCGTCTGCAATCAGATCCTCGGAGACAGCGTTGGGGGCGAGTACGAGACCCGCCGAGCATGTCACCTCGCCGATCGGCGTCTCATTCTCGACGCGCTGCAGCTTTCGCCTCGAGAATGCCTTGCGGGCTGCGTTCAGCATATCGCGGGCGGCTTCGGGGTCGCAGTTGTCGAACACGATGGCGATCCGCTTTGCCTCCCAGCGGCCGACCCGGTGCGGCATGCAATGATCCCGCAATGTCTGGCCCAGCGCGCGCAGGACCCGCTCGACGACGCCGATCCCATGAGCCGCCCCGATCGAGGTGACCTGATCGAGCGCAACCAGCGCAAGAAGGGTAGGGCCTTCCCGCTCGAGTGCGGCGGTGAGCACCGAGTCGATCGCGATGCGGTTGAGGAGCGAGGTAGCAGGATCGATGTCGGTATCGACGCCCAGCGAGCGTAGGCGCTCGCGGACTAGCGCCGTCTGAAGGCTCATCTGCTTCAACCGCTCCTCGGCGCGCTCGGCCTGGGCAGTCATCCGAGCGACCGCGCTGTGAATGTTGCCGTCTGTCGAGACCAGTTCGGCCGCGGTGAGCGTGAGCGATTTGACGAAGGCATTGGCTTCCTGGGCGGTTGCCCCGATGATGTGCATGACCTCCGTGGAAAGCTCACCGATCGTCGTCGCGGTGCCATGGAGATCCGCTGGTGCCGAAATCGCTCGCACGTCTTCCTGTCTGAGGCGATAACCGCCGTCGATCAGATTGGCGACGGCCATGAAATGGGCCTCGTCAGCACCTTCGAAATAGGTGTGAGCGAAGCCGTAATTCTCGGGGCTGTGCGGCAGTCGATGCTCGTCGAGAAAATCGACAATGGCATGACCCGATTCGTCGGCTGGCGGACTGGTGCGCAGATCCATCAGAGGCCTCTATCGCCGTTCCGACACAAGGATGTCGTGCCACAGGAACAGATCGCGGTCGATGAGTTCGAGAAGTGCGTTGATAGCGGCCTCGCGGGAGCCAAGTTGATAGCGACGCTGGATCTCGTCCGCGACTCGCAGCGATGCAGGGGAGAGCGCATAGGTGGACCGCTTGTAACCCGCAGCATCCTCGCGTTCTTTTTTGCGGCGCATCGACAGGGTCGACCGCGCGGGTTTCGGCTGAGAGTCCATATCGCCCTCTAAGCGAAACAGGTGTCACTCTCCAAAGCTCGTTTGATG containing:
- a CDS encoding TonB-dependent receptor, which encodes MMVLARGYDMGSHISHRALHVAIAIAATAAPCSAHAEAGSFAKSFQFAIPPGNLSAALSAFSATTGLQVVASSGDVGSHMSAGISGKYKASDAIARLLAKSGYTASLVGDMVVLQQATASPRAMPIALQSAGGAGTSRPDADESEAAEGDRDIIVTAERREQRLVDVPVALSAFGGEQLRNRGADRLVDLASQTPGVLATVQVSGGDMPTFTIRGVGFDDLRPNGNPATSLNIDGIYQGSAILATGQFFDIERVEILKGPQGTLYGQNSTAGAINILSRRPGDKLNGYVSTELATFGTARMEGAVGGPISPIVSARIAALYTRTDGYMTDIGNANAVATFRPPAGIPPLPVTGMNRDVARSESIAGRAIIEINPSDRTEIFLKVNGTKQTGGALQPSRNVTQNGFAPNARYEVDSDVPTKLNVSGYGITGSLQQSVGDDYTFVLTGGYSHVSHLAIYNGDGVPIRLINILYGDKDDQEYAEIRFQKNDTSRFSWIVGATAFHDDVRIDQTFTMLDTTRGIIQGDYTQKRTSFGVFGDGTWAFDSGFKIGGGLRYTHDKVDFNGLTQGLDPYGVSLLPAIFPLLPYKFDRNIRKSQVSGRIYGSKNFGPSSSIYASIRRGYKGGGFDATTPTNDLESAPFGAETVWSYELGFKILPRRAFLQLEGAIFFNDYKDIQTTAVTQITTAAGVLSGGTRVNAGDAQSWGAELSATIRPTDDLKLEISGAYLGNEIKKVISTNPVERLRRADARLPFTPGVSLNGAFEYTIHASDTMDVILASDGQYLSKYYFDIDNFAVTKSRFIGNARVELRYQNNISATAWVRNLTDTYYPLSRFNSATTSTDLPAAPRTYGITLGYKF
- a CDS encoding FecR domain-containing protein, with translation MRDDSLSRSDAPIDELALKEALTRVHDGGRLSNDDIRKMRASRKAAIAGGLGAVVLAITGLTIFRSPVNTAAEFSTKPGERRDVRLEDGSFVQLSGASHLTVTITSRGRYARLIAGEARFDIAHDASRPFIAHAGRAEAQVLGRCSTLT
- a CDS encoding RNA polymerase sigma factor, coding for MRTTVRARYELAQEDDIRDELTRFVARRLRNGNDEEDIVQETYLRIYRYRQTGTIANLKAFCFSVAQNLINDHFRRLPRMPATCPIEEDFICPMPRIDEALLHRERVEAIVAILKNMPPLRREIFLRRRLDDHPPAVIATDLDMRQSAVEKHVFRAHSDIRQGLAKRKLTGWSRI
- a CDS encoding acyltransferase family protein, with translation MSPMFKTRRMEAGVVLRAAAISLVALNHANPDIDQVLGFNFSGGMSVLMALSGYFFAKFVLDAPSLPQMRHRLIGFGRSILLPSFFMVLFFFIILRKFDVLELLFIRNLFTDGRISKFPTWYPQVMMQILIVVYILSYIGLIRNFGRKLLPYSVVLLFVASVLLRFYLDNYSDGLDHPTLPYSRFWNFCLGWCFYFFADPSRTPKGNRVAMAALAIASSFLVYGAAKLPAYCLIAGTLIFLFVRDIAVPAILHKLITIVAMANLHIFLWHRFFFEIYEDIMHVTAQGGFGMWLFGMSASVVLWIGWEAAVRTAREFALASTSLKSKVIPSVRSHTLPAS
- a CDS encoding recombinase family protein; the protein is MNRPGLAEAIAYARSGDVLVVWKLDRLGRTMKGLVDLSADLDEKGIGLRSITDGIDTSGTAGRLVFNILAAMAQMERELVRERTTAALAVARRKGRFGGRKTMMTEERRNAATKLLKTEMSSREIARAIGVSISTFYRHFPAR
- a CDS encoding GGDEF domain-containing protein, producing the protein MDLRTSPPADESGHAIVDFLDEHRLPHSPENYGFAHTYFEGADEAHFMAVANLIDGGYRLRQEDVRAISAPADLHGTATTIGELSTEVMHIIGATAQEANAFVKSLTLTAAELVSTDGNIHSAVARMTAQAERAEERLKQMSLQTALVRERLRSLGVDTDIDPATSLLNRIAIDSVLTAALEREGPTLLALVALDQVTSIGAAHGIGVVERVLRALGQTLRDHCMPHRVGRWEAKRIAIVFDNCDPEAARDMLNAARKAFSRRKLQRVENETPIGEVTCSAGLVLAPNAVSEDLIADAADALARASNGLGNRVILEQPAARPFP